A stretch of Prunus dulcis chromosome 6, ALMONDv2, whole genome shotgun sequence DNA encodes these proteins:
- the LOC117630083 gene encoding uncharacterized protein LOC117630083 isoform X1 — protein MASTEGIVPITRAFLASYYDTYQFSPLSNDVARLSSEIRSFTADLLNSSPAAEGEERLLVSEVESEPPHKVDENMWKNREHMEEILYLLEKPHWPRSLQQQLSPDDAELATIIDRLHQKFQTSLKTLESFQAKNSERVFNTVMTYIPQDFRGKLIRQQRERSERNKQAEVDALVSSGASIRDRYALLWKQQMERRRLLAQLGSATGVYKTLVKYLVGVPQVLLDFIRQINDDDGPMEEQRQRYGPPLYRLTTMVLLIRVFISLSWGRFETRKLKKEEVAVLEQAADVYTTEFERFITFISEVFANSPFFISAEVAGALEGRNNDDYKEISVPAGKTHEVSLSVDAINSYIAWDFSLVQGKINLDIGFSVEYTNPSGEKSLILPYRRFESDQGNFCTCEVGNYKLLWDNSYSSFFKKALRYKVDCIPPVAEPVAPAATEAKE, from the exons ATGGCTTCCACCGAGGGTATAGTACCAATAACCAGGGCTTTTCTGGCTTCCTACTACGACACATACCAATTCTCCCCTCTCTCAAACGACGTCGCTCGCCTTTCCTCTGAGATTCGCTCTTTCACCGCCGATTTGCTTAACAGCTCTCCGGCTGCTGAAG GCGAGGAGAGATTATTAGTGAGTGAGGTAGAGAGTGAACCGCCCCATAAAGTTGACGAGAACATGTGGAAGAATCGAGAACATATGGAGGAGATACTGTATTTACTTGAAAAGCCTCATTGGCCTCGATCG CTTCAACAGCAGTTAAGTCCTGATGATGCTGAACTCGCTACTATTATCGATCGTCTCCACCAAAAGTTTCAAACCAGTTTGAAGACATTGGAGTCTTTCCAAGCTAAAAATTCTGAACGTGTCTTCAACACAG TTATGACTTACATTCCCCAAGATTTTCGGGGAAAGCTCATCAGACAACAGAGGGAACGTTCAGAGAGGAATAAGCAAGCAGAGGTTGATGCTTTGGTTAGTTCTGGAGCATCTATACGTGATCGTTATGCTCTATTGTGGAAACAACAGATGGAGAG GAGGAGACTTTTAGCGCAGCTTGGTTCTGCTACTGGTGTCTACAAAACCCTGGTCAAGTACTTGGTTGGGGTTCCACAG GTTCTACTAGATTTTATTCGCCAAataaatgatgatgatgg GCCCATGGAAGAACAACGACAACGTTATGGACCACCTTTATACAGACTTACAACTATGGTGCTTCTTATAAGAGTCTTTATTTCACTGTCTTGGGGGCGTTTTGAGACTAGAAAATT aaagaaagaagaggtaGCTGTATTGGAACAAGCTGCTGATGTCTACACCACTGAGTTTGAAAGGTTTATAACGTTTATCAG CGAGGTCTTTGCAAATTCCCCCTTTTTTATCTCAGCAGAGGTTGCCGGTGCATTAGAAGGAAG GAATAATGATGATTACAAAGAGATAAGTGTTCCGGCTGGGAAAACTCATGAG GTTTCATTGTCTGTGGACGCGATAAATTCATACATTGCTTGGGATTTTTCGCTTGTGCAAGGGAAGATAAACTTG GATATTGGATTTAGTGTTGAGTATACAAATCCTTCTGGAGAAAAATCT CTCATTTTACCTTACCGACGCTTCGAGTCTGACCAA GGAAACTTTTGCACATGCGAGGTTGGAAACTATAAACTGCTTTGGGACAATTCATATTCAAGTTTCTTTAAGAAG GCGCTGCGCTACAAGGTAGATTGCATACCTCCAGTTGCTGAGCCAGTGGCACCCGCAGCAACTGAAGCTAAAGAATGA
- the LOC117630083 gene encoding uncharacterized protein LOC117630083 isoform X2, which translates to MASTEGIVPITRAFLASYYDTYQFSPLSNDVARLSSEIRSFTADLLNSSPAAEGEERLLVSEVESEPPHKVDENMWKNREHMEEILYLLEKPHWPRSLQQQLSPDDAELATIIDRLHQKFQTSLKTLESFQAKNSERVFNTVMTYIPQDFRGKLIRQQRERSERNKQAEVDALVSSGASIRDRYALLWKQQMERRRLLAQLGSATGVYKTLVKYLVGVPQVLLDFIRQINDDDGPMEEQRQRYGPPLYRLTTMVLLIRVFISLSWGRFETRKLKKEEVAVLEQAADVYTTEFERFITFISEVFANSPFFISAEVAGALEGRNNDDYKEISVPAGKTHEVSLSVDAINSYIAWDFSLVQGKINLLILPYRRFESDQGNFCTCEVGNYKLLWDNSYSSFFKKALRYKVDCIPPVAEPVAPAATEAKE; encoded by the exons ATGGCTTCCACCGAGGGTATAGTACCAATAACCAGGGCTTTTCTGGCTTCCTACTACGACACATACCAATTCTCCCCTCTCTCAAACGACGTCGCTCGCCTTTCCTCTGAGATTCGCTCTTTCACCGCCGATTTGCTTAACAGCTCTCCGGCTGCTGAAG GCGAGGAGAGATTATTAGTGAGTGAGGTAGAGAGTGAACCGCCCCATAAAGTTGACGAGAACATGTGGAAGAATCGAGAACATATGGAGGAGATACTGTATTTACTTGAAAAGCCTCATTGGCCTCGATCG CTTCAACAGCAGTTAAGTCCTGATGATGCTGAACTCGCTACTATTATCGATCGTCTCCACCAAAAGTTTCAAACCAGTTTGAAGACATTGGAGTCTTTCCAAGCTAAAAATTCTGAACGTGTCTTCAACACAG TTATGACTTACATTCCCCAAGATTTTCGGGGAAAGCTCATCAGACAACAGAGGGAACGTTCAGAGAGGAATAAGCAAGCAGAGGTTGATGCTTTGGTTAGTTCTGGAGCATCTATACGTGATCGTTATGCTCTATTGTGGAAACAACAGATGGAGAG GAGGAGACTTTTAGCGCAGCTTGGTTCTGCTACTGGTGTCTACAAAACCCTGGTCAAGTACTTGGTTGGGGTTCCACAG GTTCTACTAGATTTTATTCGCCAAataaatgatgatgatgg GCCCATGGAAGAACAACGACAACGTTATGGACCACCTTTATACAGACTTACAACTATGGTGCTTCTTATAAGAGTCTTTATTTCACTGTCTTGGGGGCGTTTTGAGACTAGAAAATT aaagaaagaagaggtaGCTGTATTGGAACAAGCTGCTGATGTCTACACCACTGAGTTTGAAAGGTTTATAACGTTTATCAG CGAGGTCTTTGCAAATTCCCCCTTTTTTATCTCAGCAGAGGTTGCCGGTGCATTAGAAGGAAG GAATAATGATGATTACAAAGAGATAAGTGTTCCGGCTGGGAAAACTCATGAG GTTTCATTGTCTGTGGACGCGATAAATTCATACATTGCTTGGGATTTTTCGCTTGTGCAAGGGAAGATAAACTTG CTCATTTTACCTTACCGACGCTTCGAGTCTGACCAA GGAAACTTTTGCACATGCGAGGTTGGAAACTATAAACTGCTTTGGGACAATTCATATTCAAGTTTCTTTAAGAAG GCGCTGCGCTACAAGGTAGATTGCATACCTCCAGTTGCTGAGCCAGTGGCACCCGCAGCAACTGAAGCTAAAGAATGA